Within the Epinephelus lanceolatus isolate andai-2023 chromosome 22, ASM4190304v1, whole genome shotgun sequence genome, the region GATTTTTCAGTTACAAgaccagtccctccaggatctcgcAACAGAAAAACCTTGAATTTGCGACAAATTTGTCAAAAATGGCGATAACATTGCAGCAAATAACAAAAATTACAAGtcaggagaaagaaaaataaaaaaaaaatttaggctactgcctccaaaaaataagtcatgtaatcacttgctataataatcatactgaatattacaaaacagctgcaaatgtTCCAGTTCtcttgtttagttttatttaattagtttcaaaacatggactccaataaAGCTGCAACAAATTCAGAGAATATTGTAGCCCTCAAACCAGACAGTGTGagtgtaaaacaacatgtaaggtacatcttctgtaaacataacatttcaatAAATCCAACACATATTGTCTGCATTTAAATAGTGCAAATTCTTATGTCCATACAGAGAgtttctccatactgcaatgcTATTAGCGCATTTGATGATGCATCTGAGGACGTTTCAAACGACACATTCGCGACAATTTCTGGTCAGCCGTAAAATgcggaaaaaaacatggaaaaacagcgggacttttgaaaaattgcaagccCCCGTAAATATTGAGGACTTTTGTTTAATTTGCGTTAATTATTGCAATCGCAAGATGGCAATTTTTTGGAGGGACTGCAATACCAATTTTTGCTAGTatgtgaaagagattctcagagaactaattgtgtaacatttacaaggaagtatttttttaaaaagaagaaattcacaacaggaataaaactgaatatttcatAATTAAGTGTTGTTTctggagcagcaacagtaatattaaaacagcaaagccACAATACAAACTTAttatctcactggaaacaaaataaaaatgtcaataaaataaatcatattcctgacatcacagtACTGAGTGAATTTtcaaagaaagaagagagaatacagacatcagtcagtatcagtcctCCTGTCTACTGATGATGACTCACTGcctgcaggtcacatgaccaccGACTTTTTCCTCGAGAAGGTTTTATTGCACGCacagtaacaagtgtagttGTCATCAGCTCAAGTTATCttcacctctctgtctccaccgcGGCATCTTTACTCTgtgattgtgtgtctgtgtgcgtaaAAGTGGCGTGGCAGCCaggacgcacagacagcaggaggagacgcTGCAGCGCTGCAGAGCTCTTCACTCACTGTGACTCCAACTGAGGTGTGTAAGGTTCTGAAAAGAGCTAACCCATGGAAAGCAGCTGGCCCTGACAACATCCCCGGCCGTGTCCTGAGGGTCTGCTCTTCAGAGCTGGCTGAGGTCTTTACAGACATTTTCAATCTGTCCCTCTCCCAGTCATCTGTGCCTGCATGCTTAAAGTTCACCACAATAGTGCCCATCCCCAAGAAAAACAGTATAACCTGTCTGAATGACTATCGCCCCATAGTACTCACCTCAATTGTAGTGAAGTGTTTTGAAAGAATAGACATGTCACACATCAAACGGTTCATTCCAAATACACTGGACCCACTGCAATTTGCATATCGCCAGAACTGATTGAAAATCgaactattgctgcatgtatctGTTTAGTCCGACTTGGCGTTCTGCGCATGCGCCACTTTTTCTTTCACGGGTTTTCacccagaagaagaaggaaataACATAGCAGTAACTCCCGGAAAAACAAACACGGTGGCAACTGAGAAGCAGAAGACGCACTTCTGGACGGACGAGGAAACCACATTCATGCTCCGACAGGAGCTAAACATTGTGAAGTTTATGGATGGTAGGAAAACACGTAgcacagatttattttaaaacgTTTCTGAACAACTGTTAGCTTCCTCTTCCTTATTACTGAATAAGGGGAGCATTGTTAGCAGCCTGTCTTAAATAAAGGCAAGTCTAATAACAtggcagggaggaggagaaaaagcagaaacagccacagtgagatgttgatgaagagctgcagacaaacagctcacctccaacaggtaaacttcttctacctgccctgctgtggaaaaacacatgcagcaaaaaaacaGGGAACTTAAACCGTGGATCAGCCCACTGCTTTAAAACATCCTCACTTGAGACCACCCATCATCAGTTTTAGACACAACATCAAGAAGGaagccctgttgtaatggacatgcaaatccctgctgtgctgggctgatgGTCCAAGCCAAGCCAAATCAAGCCAGCTCATGTCTGTCGCAAAGGGATATAAGTGGCTGGAATCAAACACTACACAAACAAGCCACAGTGCCCTGCTAGTGCTGTTTGCTGTGTATGATGAGAACCCCCTGGCAGAAGAGAGAGTTCATCTCTTCTCTACAGAAGACACTGACAGAGTCTGaccttttatttttatccaattaagacacaaaaatgacttgACTCAACTTGCTTGACACTTGAAGGTTaaaacttgagacttgcttaAGACGAGCAAATGTGTGACTTGACAGATacctgactgaggttctctGGTCTCCGTCCAATCATCACTGTCATAAGTCTCAAgttgtaaatgtgtatctggatctgagttcctggctggttctgctcctccacagtcctctccctctgcttctgtttccatctgttcagtgtgtctttgatgcagctgtgaggactgaggtttctcttcatcatcttcactcttcacaaggacaggagtggatgtgaacttggtgatataatcctcctccagcccttgaagctgctctccctcctgactgatccagagttcctcctgttcctctttaatgtgtggaggctctgggtcctcctggtccacactggagctccactcctgctgctcagggggaacctcttctttaaccaccaacagctgctggacgtctgcaggaaacaggaaacacacacacacacacacgcacacacacacagatgttacagaCATCAAACTTCAGACTACAGACTTCTACAGATCTCTGAGCATCAAACAGCTTCACAGTGTTCACTCAGCTGTgtcaaggccaaaacacacctgtgCTGAACAACAGAAGACCCCCTGCCCCTCCCTTGTTAACCCCTCGCTCACGGTTAATGCACTTAAATCGAgcgccctgcagagcagcatccaTGTCTCCCTGTGGCCTGCATTCATGGACAGCCAGGTAAAGATAGTGTTTGCCCTCAgtcttggttttgtttgttactGTTGTGAGATTAAACCATTAAAGCATCTCATACAGCCAGCCTAATTTAGGCAATAACTCACCATTTACCAAGTTTAAATAAACCAAGTTTAACAATAAGTAAGCTCGTCTGGCATAACATCAGACcatctccctccaactctctggCTGATTCTGGTTCACCAACTTCCTGCTGTGTTCAGAGACAGACACTGAATTGCTTTCCCACTTCCAcatgtctttaaaaaacaacatttaaagggTTCTGATGTGAAAGTAACAAGAGAAAGTTTAAAATAAGCCCTGCATTTAAGGCCTGAAGAAAAGACCCATGTTTGTGGGAAGGTGAAtttgatgtaaacaaaccaaactaCCCCCATAAGACTCTTCTCTTCAGCTCTCTGGtaacttgtactttacttgagtatttctatttcCTGCTTCTTTATACTTCTACAACATCTCAGAGGTTCATATTGTACATTCATACTACACTACATTTGTTTAACAGCTGGAGTAACTTCGCTGATTCATattaacaatacaaaatatgacaagAGAATAAACATTGATAATCATTTAAGGATGGtaaagctaacgacaccagagaagctaacgacaccagagaagctaacggcaccagagaagctaacggcaccagagaagctaacggcaccaaaGAAGCTAATGACACcggagaagctaacggcaccggagaagctaacggcaccagagaagctaacgacaccggagaagctaacggcaccacagaagctaacgacaccacagaagctaacggcaccacagaagctaacggcaccagagaagctaacgacaccggagaagctaacggcaccggagaagctaacgacaccagagaagctaacgacaccacagaagctaacgacaccacagaagctaacgacaccacagaagctaacggcaccatggaagctaacgacaccagagaagctaacgacaccagagaagctaacgacaccacagaagctaacgacaccagagaagctaacggcaccatggaagctaacgacaccagagaagctaacgacaccacagaagctaaggacacgacagaagctaacgacaccagagaagctaacggcacaatggaagctaacgacaccagagaagctaacgacaccagagaagctaacgacaccacagaagctaacggcaccagagaagctaacgacaccagagaagctaacgacaccacagaagctaacggcacaatggaagctaacgacaccagagaagctaacgacaccagagaagctaacgcgGCGTATAAACAtcgacagactgaatatttattgaacaaagctgcagttatatcattaataatgaacttgtaatgtttaatgaacaaacctgctctgtgtaaccgaagctgagggttgaaaacagcgtccagtagtttctgttgtcgctcgttctcctcttttgatcgacaaagttcctcctcgtactctgctatcgttctttcaaacagcccaaatatctcttcagcagccgcagttagtcgctgcttcaccaacgatctcagcatttggactttagacatgttcacactttaaaaacacaacaaagaagcCGTTTCTCAATATgcggacttgtgttcttgtggacttgtgacgcgtcatcagtcacagcccaagtactgttccaattcaaagttCACATCCAGCCAAGTTCAGTCCAAATTCCCGGATGTGTTCTCGCCACACCCATTTCACCGGGGATGCATCGGAGCAGACTTGTGCAATAACAGAGATATTGCataaagcgagataccccaccaaagagcatggataccaagaggcgaagctcaacagaacgccccatagcaacagactcgcccatggtttcgtcctaccgccgccattttggaccgtcagcagaccgcagcagacccgcttgcatacaaaaacacacagacaaactgaagtatatcgctattaattatgcttacaatgctactcacctcgtgatagcttggtcacagctgttttttcacgtttttgtaaagcaaaatatagactttaaaaaaaccaaaacgaagaaaaacggcctaaatggcatctctacatattacatccacttatgagaaaattaacttaattactccttcaaaatcaccccataagccaatctacaaattaaaaaaaaaagaaagaaagaaagaaagaaaaaaatcaatattttaactagaaacacattcaTGGtgacgtcacatagtcaggaataaagacttatttacagtttgtacagtaaggggacagtaataataataataatatataggttattttaatatgatatattttaatgctaaagcagtaatcagttctgatataaatggtccaataaaatatatgtatatatatatatatatatatatatatatatatatatatatatatatatatatatatatttatatatacacacatatatgtgtgtgtgtgtgtgtatgtctgttaccttccctccaaaactggcatgttaaattgatattaaaacacttcaaaacttacacctcaggagttcttatctgtcgggatccttcgggaaacggtggaaggccaggtgcggggtgttccactgatagttgttgcagttaattgcactacactgttttcttttactttttttctcctctctccttgacatcttgcatgttgtctgtgtGCAACGGTCTCAGCTCAACAGTCCAAGATGGCGGCAGCGCTACAGCAGCGCCCCTGGtggctgttggcagaaattcaacggagcttcgcctcttggtatccatgctctttgaccccactcagctcacaggaaaatgaacgtgatcacaatttatggtcaattctttcgcccgATAGTCAccaaagtaaatattgggttcattttccacaagccacacatcttaccaacattctgacactaaagctgcatttttcatccgcacagatcaagagcaagttaactttgtttgagccctgtccgtctcagaaaacaagttatCACGAGGtctcgtgatcttgataaacaggctgTAAAATCAGGCgcaaaatcacagttagcttacaaacagttatttaccgctagtaataaataaaaacaatgccCAAGCTTTGAGcagcaataggctgcaataacaggaagaatgtattttcattccacctgcttctcgatccgcatacacagacatccacagatcctctgttcaacacggtggtCGGGAGGGGGGGTTGAGGGAGagcaggctctgattggagggagagctaaccacgcccacttaggagacaggaagagtaaccgttttcttaatattggataagcctacggtggggtatctcccttatccaatatctc harbors:
- the LOC117245941 gene encoding uncharacterized protein LOC117245941 isoform X2, with the translated sequence MSKVQMLRSLVKQRLTAAAEEIFGLFERTIAEYEEELCRSKEENERQQKLLDAVFNPQLRLHRADVQQLLVVKEEVPPEQQEWSSSVDQEDPEPPHIKEEQEELWISQEGEQLQGLEEDYITKFTSTPVLVKSEDDEEKPQSSQLHQRHTEQMETEAEGEDCGGAEPARNSDPDTHLQLETYDSDDWTETREPQSGICQVTHLLVLSKSQVLTFKCQAS